A single Cannabis sativa cultivar Pink pepper isolate KNU-18-1 chromosome 7, ASM2916894v1, whole genome shotgun sequence DNA region contains:
- the LOC115697129 gene encoding auxin transporter-like protein 2, whose product MLPQKQAEEAIVSNFSEVDSHDQQAKEEGSKEEENQSMFNVKNFLWHGGSAWDAWFSCASNQVAQVLLTLPYSFSQLGMVSGIVLQIFYGLVGSWTAYLISVLYVEYRSRKEKENASFKNHVIQWFEVLDGLLGPIWKALGLAFNCTFLLFGSVIQLIACASNIYYINDNLDKRTWTYIFGACCATTVFVPSFHNYRIWSFLGLGMTTYTAWYLAIAALVHGQVEGVQHSAPTKPVLYFTGATNILYTFGGHAVTVEIMHAMWKPQKFKYIYLLATLYVFTLTLPSAACVYWAFGDELLNHSNAFSLLPKNGFRDAAVILMLIHQFITFGFACTPLYFVWEKVIGMHDTKSICLRALARLPVVIPIWFLAIIFPFFGPINSAVGALLVSFTVYIIPSLAHMLTYRTASARQNAAEKPPFFMPSWTAMYVLNAFIVVWVFVVGFGFGGWASVTNFVRQIDSFGLFAKCYQCKPAVPPGNATAASAPPHHLH is encoded by the exons ATGTTGCCTCAGAAGCAAGCAGAGGAAGCCATAGTCTCTAACTTCAGTGAGGTTGATAGCCATGATCAACAAGCCAAAGAAGAAGGAtcaaaagaagaagagaatCAATCAATGTTCAATGTCAAGAATTTTCTCTGGCATGGTGGTTCTGCCTGGGACGCTTGGTTCAGTTGTGCTTCCAATCaa GTTGCTCAGGTTCTCTTAACATTGCCATACTCATTCTCTCAACTGGGAATGGTCTCTGGGATTGTTCTTCAGATATTTTATGGACTTGTTGGAAGTTGGACTGCTTATTTGATCAGTGTACTCTATGTTGAATACAGAAGCAGAAAGGAGAAAGAAAATGCTAGCTTCAAGAACCATGTCATACAG TGGTTTGAAGTGCTTGATGGGTTGTTGGGTCCAATCTGGAAGGCCTTGGGACTTGCTTTCAACTGTACTTTTCTTCTCTTTGGATCTGTAATCCAACTCATAGCTTGTGCAAG TAACATTTACTACATCAACGACAATCTAGACAAGAGGACATGGACTTATATCTTTGGAGCTTGTTGTGCCACAACAGTGTTCGTTCCCTCTTTCCATAACTACAGAATTTGGTCTTTTCTTGGTCTTGGAATGACCACTTACACTGCTTGGTATTTAGCTATAGCTGCTCTTGTACACGGTCAG GTTGAGGGAGTCCAACACTCAGCTCCTACTAAGCCTGTCCTTTATTTTACCGGAGCCACTAATATACTTTACACCTTTGGTGGCCATGCCGTAACAGT GGAAATTATGCATGCCATGTGGAAGCCTCAAAAGTTCAAGTACATATATTTGTTAGCAACTCTATATGTTTTCACACTCACACTTCCTTCAGCTGCATGTGTTTATTGGGCATTTGGTGATGAACTCCTTAACCATTCCAATGCCTTTAGTCTTCTCCCCAAGAATGGTTTTCGAGATGCTGCTGTTATCCTAATGCTTATTCATCAG TTTATCACATTTGGCTTCGCATGTACCCCATTGTACTTTGTGTGGGAGAAGGTGATAGGGATGCATGACACAAAAAGCATATGTTTGAGGGCTTTGGCTAGGTTGCCAGTTGTGATACCAATATGGTTTTTGGCCATTATATTTCCTTTCTTTGGGCCCATTAATTCAGCTGTTGGGGCTCTACTCGTCAGCTTCACTGTCTACATTATCCCATCTCTAGCTCATATGCTCACTTATAGAACAGCCTCAGCTCGCCag aacgcAGCAGAGAAGCCTCCATTCTTTATGCCAAGCTGGACTGCAATGTATGTTCTCAATGCCTTCATTGTGGTTTGGGTGTTCGTGGTTGGATTTGGGTTCGGTGGATGGGCTAGTGTCACGAATTTCGTTAGGCAAATCGACTCGTTTGGACTCTTTGCCAAGTGCTACCAATGCAAACCCGCCGTTCCCCCGGGAAACGCCACAGCCGCCTCCGCCCCACCGCACCATCTTCATTGa
- the LOC115696311 gene encoding uncharacterized protein LOC115696311 produces MGDFNEFLSNDDKEGGPLRREQLMEEFRKTIDDCNVTPLDFMGDKFTWTNKNYNGLLVKERLDRGFTNGEWKDIFLENHINHLDYYSSDHRAIEFNIIINNWKTGLSEDPMTILLENISLCTTALQSWHHNKFGQMKHNINNAQKKAAASHNSQVTSPAQYDQILEVEKVLDDFLKKEELYWQQRARVDWLKRFSLFFTTVASNNTDFDALNIILEAINTSITEDMNDLLLKDFTSLDVDEALKSMAPDKSPGMDGMSAMFFQQHWDVVGPMVTASFLKILNEGADMKDINAALITLILKVDQPQQLSDFRPISLCSVLYNLVSKAIVGRFKIFLPVAISQNQSAFLPGRLITDNVLLAFELVHWLKNKKRGRQSYAALKLDMSKAFDRVEWHFLKAVMLKMGFHENWVELVMRCVSSSTLSFNINCVIKGLVTPQRGLRQGDPLSPYLFLICSEGLSALLRLEEQNGTFKGLSISRGAPSVSHLLFADDSLLFCHANESSCQAISRVLDVYHRASGQLLNTDKTVMSFSPNADAALKNRFHTVLGMPICDLHEKYLGLPSYAGRDKSELFSNIKDRIWKLMNSWHAKLFSIGGREVLLKVVVQSIPTYAMSCFSLPKKFCRQLESMMANFWWGSSTNKSKIHWKKMEFIMPKAEGGMGFRSFIHFNQALLAKQAWKILEDPHSLLTRVLKARYFKNWNFLNASKDSLPSLTWQSICDGRDLLIKGLRWKIGNGNSVKCASDPWLPGNTSFRPYTFCGDVDFSIEHYITHDRQWDLNLLRQHFGQIDIDRILSLSISPNSREDRLIWHHSDFGSYTVKSGYHLAVQLDKINESSTSDLNHGWWNRLWALKLPKKVKIFAWRVINDALPTQVNLMHRKISVVASCSLCNCPRESSGHALFFCTRAQQVWSLAHVFSPNPLISRMNGFEIFSSIATVKQNDVLAKILCLMWCIWTERNKEIHGSKPKPTGVICSFVDMYVQQFLLAHAKQVSMDSSCNNFDNAPATAPQGSHPQASSVWALPPTGSYKLNIDVAFNDEGSVIGIGDVVRDYFGDVVGALSKPLIGRCSVREMEATALLHSLQWALQLGLQMDYIETNSLIFANAINKHSQRGYVSNFYDLVADISLLLSSFPRVLVYHVKRDANKAAHELARFALRLDNNWSWLEEIPSPIHSVIVMDSIQ; encoded by the exons ATGGGTGATTTCAATGAGTTTTTATCTAATGATGATAAAGAAGGTGGTCCTTTGAGAAGAGAACAATTGATGGAAGAGTTCAGGAAAACAATAGATGACTGTAATGTGACACCACTGGACTTTATGGGGGATAAATTTACTTGGACCAATAAGAACTATAATGGTTTATTGGTTAAAGAGAGACTTGATCGTGGTTTTACAAATGGAGAGTGGAAGGACATTTTTCTTGAGAATCATATCAACCATCTTGATTATTATAGCTCGGATCATAGAGCTATTGAATTTAAT ATAATTATTAACAACTGGAAAACTGGTTTGTCCGAGGATCCTATGACTATTCTTCTTGAGAATATTTCTTTGTGTACTACAGCTCTCCAGTCATGGCACCACAACAAGTTTGGGCAGATGAAACACAATATTAACAATGCCCAGAAAAAAGCCGCAGCTTCGCATAACAGTCAGGTAACTTCTCCTGCTCAGTACGATCAAATTTTGGAAGTTGAGAAAGTCTTAGATGATTTTCTTAAGAAGGAAGAACTTTATTGGCAACAAAGGGCGCGAGTGGATTGGTTGAAGCG cttctctctttttttcacaACTGTTGCTTCAAATAATACTGATTTTGATGCTTTGAACATTATTCTGGAAGCTATTAATACTTCTATTACTGAGGATATGAATGATCTTTTACTTAAGGATTTTACCAGTTTGGATGTGGATGAGGCTTTAAAATCTATGGCTCCTGATAAATCGCCTGGTATGGATGGTATGTCTGCTATGTTCTTTCAACAACATTGGGATGTGGTTGGCCCTATGGTAACTGCTAGTTTCTTGAAGATTTTGAATGAAGGGGCGGATATGAAGGATATTAATGCCGCTCTCATCACCCTCATTCTGAAGGTAGACCAACCTCAACAATTAAGTGATTTTCGACCGATTAGCTTATGCTCTGTGCTATATAATCTGGTATCCAAAGCCATTGTGGGTcgtttcaaaatttttttaccGGTGGCTATTTCACAAAATCAGAGTGCCTTTCTACCGGGAAGGCTTATCACTGATAATGTTCTCCTAGCCTTTGAGTTGGTTCATTGGCTCAAGAATAAAAAGAGAGGACGACAAAGTTATGCTGCTTTAAAATTAGATATGAGCAAGGCCTTTGACCGAGTTGAATGGCATTTCTTGAAGGCGGTTATGCTTAAAATGGGTTTCCATGAGAATTGGGTTGAGCTTGTTATGAGATGTGTTTCTTCTTCAACTCTCTCCTTTAATATTAATTGTGTTATAAAAGGTTTGGTTACTCCACAACGAGGCTTGAGGCAAGGGGATCCCCTCTCCCCTTATCTCTTTCTCATATGCTCGGAAGGTCTCTCTGCTTTATTACGATTAGAAGAGCAGAATGGTACTTTTAAGGGGTTATCTATTTCTCGGGGTGCGCCTTCGGTTTCTCACTTATTATTTGCTGATGATAGCTTGCTTTTCTGTCATGCTAATGAATCTTCTTGTCAAGCCATCAGTCGAGTGCTGGATGTATATCACCGTGCTTCGGGTCAGCTGCTTAATACAGATAAGACAGTTATGTCTTTCTCTCCGAATGCTGATGCTGCGCTAAAAAATCGATTCCATACTGTGCTAGGAATGCCTATTTGTGATCTTCATGAAAAATATCTGGGACTGCCATCTTATGCTGGAAGAGATAAATCTGAGCTGTTTAGTAACATTAAAGATCGTATCTGGAAACTTATGAACTCTTGGCATGCTAAACTTTTCTCTATTGGCGGCCGTGAGGTGTTACTCAAAGTCGTAGTTCAATCGATTCCAACTTATGCTATGAGTTGTTTTAGTCTTCCAAAGAAGTTCTGTCGCCAATTGGAATCCATGATGGCAAATTTTTGGTGGGGCTCTAgtactaataaatcaaagatcCACTGGAAAAAAATGGAATTTATTATGCCCAAAGCTGAAGGAGGTATGGGTTTTCGTTCTTTTATCCATTTCAATCAAGCTCTCTTAGCCAAACAAGCTTGGAAAATTTTGGAAGATCCTCACTCTCTCTTAACTAGAGTTCTGAAGGCccgttattttaaaaattggaattttCTCAATGCCTCAAAGGATTCATTGCCTTCTCTCACTTGGCAAAGCATCTGTGATGGTCGCGATCTCTTGATTAAAGGTTTAAGGTGGAAAATAGGGAATGGAAATTCTGTCAAATGTGCTTCAGATCCTTGGTTGCCTGGAAATACTTCCTTTCGTCCTTATACTTTCTGTGGTGATGTCGATTTTAGTATAGAGCATTATATCACTCATGATAGGCAGTGGGATCTTAATTTACTGAGACAGCATTTTGGCCAAATAGATATTGATCGAATTCTTTCTCTTTCGATCAGCCCCAACTCTAGAGAGGATCGGTTGATTTGGCATCATTCTGATTTTGGATCTTACACCGTGAAGTCGGGCTACCATTTGGCTGTGCAATTGGATAAAATTAATGAGTCCTCTACTTCTGATCTAAATCATGGCTGGTGGAATCGATTGTGGGCTCTCAAATTGCCTAAGAAAGTCAAAATATTCGCCTGGAGGGTTATCAATGATGCTCTTCCTACACAGGTCAATCTTATGCATCGCAAAATTTCTGTTGTGGCCTCCTGCTCCCTTTGCAATTGTCCGCGTGAGTCCTCAGGTCATGCTCTTTTTTTCTGCACCAGAGCACAACAAGTGTGGTCTCTTGCCCATGTTTTTAGTCCGAATCCTTTGATCTCTAGAATGAATGGCTTTGAGATTTTCTCATCTATTGCTACAGTGAAACAGAATGATGTATTGGCTAAAATCCTTTGCCTTATGTGGTGCATTTGGACAGAACGCAATAAGGAAATTCATGGCTCTAAGCCAAAACCTACTGGGGTAATATGCTCCTTTGTTGACATGTATGTACAACAATTTTTATTGGCCCATGCCAAGCAGGTTTCCATGGATTCTAGCTGCAATAATTTTGATAATGCACCTGCTACAGCCCCTCAGGGCAGTCATCCTCAAGCTTCTAGTGTATGGGCACTGCCTCCTACTGGATCATATAAACTTAATATCGACGTTGCGTTTAATGACGAAGGTTCTGTCATTGGTATTGGGGATGTTGTGCGTGACTATTTTGGTGATGTTGTAGGCGCCTTATCCAAACCTCTGATTGGTCGTTGTTCTGTTCGTGAGATGGAGGCTACTGCTCTTCTACACAGTCTGCAGTGGGCGCTTCAACTTGGGCTGCAAATGGATTATATTGAAACAAATTCTCTCATTTTTGCAAATGCGATCAATAAACACTCTCAGAGGGGTTATGTTTCTAATTTTTATGATCTTGTTGCTGACATATCTCTTTTATTGTCCTCTTTTCCTAGAGTTCTAGTTTATCATGTAAAGCGTGATGCCAATAAAGCGGCTCACGAATTAGCTAGATTTGCTCTTCGATTGGATAATAATTGGTCTTGGTTGGAGGAAATACCATCTCCAATCCACTCTGTTATTGTAATGGattctattcaataa